Proteins co-encoded in one Malus sylvestris chromosome 7, drMalSylv7.2, whole genome shotgun sequence genomic window:
- the LOC126627742 gene encoding uncharacterized protein LOC126627742, translating to MLEFASIDEFCNTTFDPSFVSLSRMLDAMALLIPHLKCNCVQVMKRPGVIIRPLEFEEVNPQGKVEDHKQSGKKQKQKKRNKSNKSKSGSDRIVTKMKELEEKTDRAGMLNLCVLVEIQLP from the exons ATGCTTGAGTTTGCATCCATTGATGAATTCTGCAATACCACATTTGATCCGTCTTTTGTTTCCCTAAGCCGGATGTTGGATGCTATGGCGCTTCTCATTCCTCACCTTAAATGCAATTGTGTGCAGGTGATGAAGAGACCCGGTGTAATTATAAGACCGCTCGAGTTTGAGGAGGTGAATCCTCAAGGAAAAGTAGAGGATCACAAACAGAGTGGAAAGAAACAGAAACAGAAAAAGAGGAATAAGAGTAACAAGAGTAAAAGCGGTAGTGACAGAATTGTGACAAAG ATGAAAGAGTTAGAAGAGAAGACAGATCGAGCGGGGATGCTTAATCTATGCGTGCTGGTAGAAATTCAATTGCCATAA
- the LOC126627743 gene encoding uncharacterized protein LOC126627743 gives MAKLVLLLLLVVFASVLTSSASARLLNGHLTLLLENPSESQKQQVLPCHTNDSNIQASAAETPRFGAAAAAKYGPLILNLLPKGTKPPSGPSKGTNDLNN, from the coding sequence ATGGCAAAACTGGTATTACTCCTTCTCCTCGTAGTGTTCGCATCGGTGCTAACTTCTTCAGCATCCGCTAGGCTCTTGAACGGCCACCTTACGCTATTACTAGAAAACCCTTCAGAGTCACAGAAACAGCAAGTGCTGCCATGCCACACAAACGACAGTAATATTCAAGCTTCTGCTGCTGAAACTCCAAGGTTTGGTGCTGCAGCAGCTGCAAAGTATGGACCGCTGATTTTGAATCTTCTTCCCAAAGGAACAAAGCCGCCTTCTGGACCCAGCAAAGGAACCAACGACCTCAACAACTAA